From Toxorhynchites rutilus septentrionalis strain SRP chromosome 2, ASM2978413v1, whole genome shotgun sequence, a single genomic window includes:
- the LOC129766656 gene encoding UDP-glycosyltransferase UGT5-like, with amino-acid sequence MYGRLGIVALLSWLVAFPRALEGAKILGVLPSAGWSHYAIGEGLMKALNRAGHDVTVIAAHSWKEAPANYRNIELKELVFDKGGSEPDLFQYRNDLYLKVLYLLYTQIGPGLSELILTHPKVRELLNSDESFDAVIVECFASDVLYGFAQHFKAPLIVFSPFGASMWANDLVGTPYPYSQIPHTFLRYTDRMTLWERFLNTLLWNVDRLYYENVFLPRQVEMYSKYFPNATQSLEQIMKNVSLALLNQHFSLSFPHPYAPNMIEIGGIQIAEPKTLPEDLQTFLDASKHGAIYFSMGSMLKGCKFPEEKRNAIINVFGKLKQNVLWKYENTSLPNKPKNVLIKKWMPQNDILAHPNVKLFLTHGGLLGSTEALYHGKPMVGIPIYGDQRLNMARAATAGYGVSVEFEDLSEESIARAINVILNDSSFATNARLISRRFRDKPMGPAKTAVFWVEYVIRHNGAPHMRSSALDLSFFEYRLLDVYALMLLIVLLILGGLYVTVKLTLRSLCSNLKRGLKNKRE; translated from the exons ATGTACGGGCGTTTAGGAATAGTAGCTTTGTTGAGCTGGTTGGTGGCGTTCCCCCGTGCTTTGGAAGGGGCAAAGATACTTGGCGTTCTGCCATCAGCAGGATGGTCACACTACGCTATCGGTGAAGGATTGATGAAAGCGTTGAATCGGGCAGGTCATGATGTAACGGTTATCGCGGCACACAGTTGGAAGGAAGCTCCCGCTAATTATCGAAATATCGAACTGAAGGAATTGGTTTTTGACAAAGGAG GTTCTGAACCTGACCTTTTCCAATACCGCAATGATTTGTACTTGAAAGTTCTTTATCTGTTGTACACACAGATCGGGCCAGGCTTATCAGAGCTCATTTTGACGCATCCGAAGGTTAGGGAATTATTGAATTCTGATGAATCGTTTGACGCCGTAATTGTGGAATGTTTCGCAAGTGATGTCCTCTACGGTTTCGCCCAGCACTTCAAGGCTCCTCTCATTGTGTTTTCACCTTTCGGAGCATCCATGTGGGCAAACGATCTTGTCGGGACGCCATATCCTTACTCGCAAATTCCGCACACATTCCTCCGCTACACCGATCGGATGACGTTATGGGAGCGGTTTCTGAACACGTTGCTGTGGAACGTGGATCGTCTCTACTACGAGAATGTGTTTCTTCCGAGGCAGGTGGAAATGTACTCCAAGTACTTCCCAAACGCGACGCAATCGCTAGAGCAGATTATGAAAAACGTCAGTTTGGCACTGCTTAACCAACACTTTAGTCTGAGCTTCCCACATCCTTATGCGCCGAATATGATCGAAATAGGAGGAATACAAATTGCGGAACCCAAAACTCTACCCGAG GACCTTCAAACATTTTTGGATGCTTCAAAACATGGGGCCATTTATTTCAGCATGGGTTCGATGTTGAAAGGATGCAAATTTCCTGAGGAAAAGCGTAACGCTATCATAAATGTGTTTGGCAAACTAAAACAGAACGTCCTATGGAAATACGAGAACACTAGTCTTCCTAACAAACCGAAAAATGTTCTCATTAAAAAATGGATGCCACAAAATGATATTCTGGCTCATCCCAACGTAAAACTATTCCTTACGCACGGAGGACTTCTCGGTTCGACGGAGGCTCTGTACCACGGCAAGCCGATGGTTGGAATTCCCATTTATGGCGATCAACGGCTCAATATGGCTCGTGCCGCAACAGCCGGCTACGGGGTATCGGTGGAATTTGAAGACTTGAGCGAGGAATCGATTGCTCGAGCAATCAACGTTATTCTGAACGACTCTTCTTTCGCCACAAACGCTCGGCTCATATCGAGGAGATTCCGCGATAAACCGATGGGTCCGGCGAAAACAGCGGTCTTCTGGGTGGAATATGTTATCAGACATAACGGCGCGCCGCACATGCGTTCCTCCGCGTTGGACTTATCATTCTTCGAGTACAGACTGTTGGATGTGTACGCTTTGATGCTGCTGATTGTGCTGTTGATTTTAGGTGGTTTATACGTTACGGTAAAGTTGACCTTGAGATCGCTTTGCTCAAATTTAAAACGGGGCCTTAAAAATAAGCGGGAATAA